One window of Bacillus alkalicellulosilyticus genomic DNA carries:
- a CDS encoding ABC transporter permease — protein MELFPKLPLADWIDHFVDWLKNADAFFIAVTATIRFLVDTIGVALAIIPIWLFIILVTGLAYFISKRKWNLPLFVFIGLFFIDNLGYWNDMILTLSLVLTSGLISVLIGIPLGIWMAKSKVVESIVKPILDFMQTMPAFVYLIPAVAFFGIGMVPGVVASVIFAMPPTVRLTNLGIRQVSTELIEAAEAFGSTGWQKLIKVQLPMAKSTIMAGINQSIMLALSMVVIASMIGAMGLGTKVYYAVGRNDAGGGFEAGIAIVILAIILDRLTQSFNQEKGNS, from the coding sequence ATGGAACTATTTCCGAAACTTCCACTCGCTGATTGGATTGACCATTTTGTGGATTGGTTGAAAAATGCTGATGCTTTCTTTATCGCTGTAACCGCAACGATTCGCTTCCTAGTCGATACAATAGGTGTCGCACTAGCAATTATCCCAATCTGGTTATTTATCATTCTAGTAACGGGACTCGCCTATTTCATTAGTAAGCGAAAATGGAACTTACCACTTTTTGTATTTATCGGATTATTCTTCATAGATAATTTAGGCTATTGGAACGACATGATTCTGACGCTTTCGTTAGTTCTTACAAGCGGTCTGATCTCGGTCCTTATTGGGATTCCCTTAGGGATTTGGATGGCCAAGAGCAAAGTCGTAGAAAGCATTGTGAAACCGATTCTCGATTTTATGCAAACGATGCCTGCCTTCGTATATTTAATACCTGCAGTTGCATTCTTTGGAATTGGGATGGTGCCGGGGGTAGTTGCCTCCGTTATATTTGCGATGCCACCAACCGTTCGATTAACAAATCTAGGAATTCGTCAAGTTTCCACTGAGTTAATTGAGGCTGCCGAGGCCTTTGGTTCAACAGGATGGCAAAAGCTTATTAAAGTTCAACTTCCGATGGCCAAAAGTACAATAATGGCTGGAATTAATCAAAGTATTATGCTTGCCCTTTCAATGGTCGTTATTGCATCAATGATCGGTGCCATGGGGTTAGGTACTAAGGTGTATTATGCAGTTGGACGAAATGACGCAGGTGGTGGCTTTGAAGCCGGAATAGCAATCGTAATTTTAGCTATT
- a CDS encoding quaternary amine ABC transporter ATP-binding protein, producing the protein MSKIKVKSLTKIFGKKTKRSFEMLHQDKSKDYILKETGHTVGVNKATFEVNEGEIFVIMGLSGSGKSTLIRLLNRLIEPTAGSIIIDGVDLATMDEKTLRDVRRQNMTMVFQKFALFPFRTIIENVEYGLEIQGVPKKERKQTAQQSLELVGLKGYEEKFPNELSGGMQQRVGLARALANDPDVLLMDEAFSALDPLIRKDMQDELLELQETMKKTIIFITHDLDEALRIGDRIMIMKDGAIIQIGTPEEILTNPENEYVERFVEDVDRSKVFTAQHVMRRPEVVTLEKDGPRVALKRMKEAGISSIYVTTRNKELVGVVHADDVSKLVKNNSNSLEGIIDNQVPEVSVETPLYDLMDVLSTSRLPLAVVENKRLKGIIVRGAVLAALSGSEVNSNGTISETSTR; encoded by the coding sequence GGACTATATCTTAAAAGAAACCGGACATACGGTTGGTGTGAATAAAGCAACATTTGAGGTTAATGAGGGTGAAATATTTGTCATTATGGGCTTATCAGGAAGTGGAAAGTCAACATTAATTAGGCTTCTAAACCGTTTGATTGAGCCAACAGCAGGAAGCATCATTATTGATGGGGTCGATTTAGCAACAATGGATGAAAAAACATTACGAGATGTGCGCCGTCAAAACATGACAATGGTCTTCCAGAAGTTTGCTTTATTTCCATTCCGTACAATTATCGAGAACGTTGAGTACGGATTAGAAATTCAAGGCGTACCTAAAAAAGAAAGAAAACAAACAGCACAACAATCACTAGAATTAGTTGGATTAAAGGGATACGAAGAAAAGTTCCCAAACGAACTATCTGGTGGAATGCAGCAACGTGTTGGCTTGGCTCGTGCATTAGCGAATGACCCTGATGTTTTGTTAATGGACGAGGCATTTTCAGCGCTTGACCCGCTCATTCGTAAAGACATGCAAGATGAGCTTTTAGAATTACAAGAAACCATGAAAAAAACAATTATTTTCATTACGCATGATTTAGATGAAGCGTTACGAATTGGTGACCGCATCATGATTATGAAAGACGGAGCCATTATTCAAATCGGGACTCCTGAAGAAATTTTAACAAATCCAGAAAATGAGTATGTGGAGCGATTCGTAGAAGATGTTGACCGCTCAAAGGTATTTACGGCACAACATGTGATGCGTCGTCCTGAAGTCGTTACGCTAGAAAAAGATGGCCCTCGTGTCGCCCTTAAGAGAATGAAAGAAGCGGGAATCTCTAGCATTTATGTAACTACAAGAAACAAGGAATTAGTTGGTGTCGTTCATGCCGACGACGTGTCTAAACTAGTAAAAAATAATAGTAATAGTTTAGAAGGAATTATTGATAACCAAGTTCCTGAAGTTTCTGTAGAAACACCACTCTATGATTTGATGGATGTGTTATCTACTAGCCGGCTTCCTCTGGCTGTCGTTGAAAACAAACGCCTTAAAGGAATTATTGTAAGAGGTGCTGTACTGGCTGCCCTTTCAGGAAGTGAGGTGAATAGCAATGGAACTATTTCCGAAACTTCCACTCGCTGA